The DNA sequence TCAATCTAACCCTTTCGAGTTTTTGGTGATAGTCCTTCTACGGAGGAAGTGGAGTCGAATAAGAGTATACTCTCTGTTGTAGGTGCGAGGTTTCTCTTCCTCGGCCTGGGATGTCTCATGCTAGCTACATTGGTTTGCACCATTGCAATAGGTGGCTCGCCATTTCATCAAGAGATCTATACTCCGTACGCCCTTCCTTAAACGCGCTCAATTCGTCTTATATCCTCACAATGCACTAGCTAGTCCTCTGTATTTGTTCGTGTTTCGTCATCAACTATGTCTGCGCAGGTGGATGTGTGCGATTCTCGTTGATTTCTACGTTAATGTGGTTCCTTCATCGGTAGGCATTGCTGAAACATTCTTTCAAATTGGAATTTGATTTGCAAACTTTCAAGTGTTATTATAGGAAAttgttttgatgaaattttttgtgataGGTTTGGGTGGTTTATAAGGAGTCTAGCTGGACAAGATCAGCATTATGGATAATTATGTTGATATGCTTCGGAAGGTACGATGCCGTTTCTCTAGTCAGGGCTACTTAATTCAAAATGTACGGTGTCGAAATTGCAAAATGAGACagagttcgtgatattattggcaaatagtttattttttttatatagatcAAATGTTGCTAGAAAGAAAGACATATTTATCCTTGTTCTGTTCCACTCGTAAAATATTCGATTTTGTTTCAGTGCTGGCACGAGCGCTTATGTTGCCCTACAACTCTTTCGTATGTCACCTCAAGACCCTGTGCACCTCGTTCTCTTGAACGAAGACAGCAGGCAAGTTCATGAATATCGTATATTTCGTGTTTTACTAGGATTCATTAGCCTACTGTAACATAGTTTACGCTACTAAATTATTCTGAACAGATCTTTTCTTGACTATGGCAGGGCAGTAAACGACGGCTATGAAGGAACTCTACACAAGGACAAGCTTGTTTGttgaaattagaatttaaaataactaaatgcATAGGCTCTCATGGAATTATCTGAAATAATGTGTGAAATTTGGATCGATGGACAAACTTTAAATGTAAAAGCATCATATccttatatacatattttttgcacattttcatttaaaaatatttactccaTTTGCTCACTTTGGTTAAAAGTGATGAAGAAATCGGACATTAAAACGAAACGACTTAGAATCTTACTTTATATTCCTTGAGATTGCGATTCTTTCAGTTTATTTATAACATGTAAAGATATCattaaagaggagaaaaacAAGATCGACactaaattagatttttttatacatgttgatatattttatatgagtagtgatttagagacataatgtctccaagccataataacattgtgactaatttaccctaacattaaagtattaaatatatatatccctaattaaggaaaatttaaccaaattaattattcttatctaaatgcatatattttaattggagataAACTTAGTCATGCAACTAgagtaatgaatttaaaattttttcaatcaaaaccATTCTTGTcgtgtaaatttttaaaacaattaattaaaaaatcagtaATTTAGATTAcaagtattaattaacacattacataactaaattattatatttaattgtaaaataatttgattacttAAATAGCATCATATGCTTTTTCAAATAGATTTTACGTTGTGCTATTCTttcataacttatttttttccttaaattttctaaaacatTAGTAACAATGAAATCATTCACttaatagtatatgaaaaaatatgtaaaaaattaaacatttatcttattcaaattggtttatataataaaataatatactattttttcattatcttttcaattttttgttatttttctttgcttttaactaaatttaatattttttatttaattaagttagggcgtctaatattttaatataactatatagttttaaaatattaaatagatgagttaagaaaatacaattaatttttattcagatTCAAATCTAtcgttttaaatgttaaaaatcaaagaaattattaatttaatacaaaaataattggatgaatctacttttctcattttagattattttaatataccaTATGtcaactactactaattaattaataattaaaagtaataagaATCATAAACTCTGCTAATATTATAAGATAGTGcggagtattatttgtttagagTTAGGAATctaatatttacaaaaaagagagagggaatattaaatatgtagctttaaaatgttaaatatataagttaagaacatgtgtttatatttttaatcgaattgtaattttttaaaaaataaaattttggaacgtaaaaaattaatactatcaaacttatgaaaattttaaaatcaaaaccacatactcaattagtattaacACGTTATAGACAgaattttactttgtttcatGATATAGTgaatttagttaaaaattttaatattttattaaaaaaaaagagaaaatatgaactataacattaaaatattaaagaattgtGCAACGAgctataaaaaagaaaatattaattatatatatttaaatattaagaattaagaaactgaaattttggataaaaaattaatgtaggTGTATTTAGTAAACAAATTTATATCCTTAAATAGGTGTATTtagtaaacaaattaatgtaggggtaataaagtatatatataaaatataaatttaattaaaaatataatataatatatacttaccattttaaacattatggcttggagacattatgtctccaaaacattttccattttgtatttatatcaacgacattatattaaaatatatatgaaatctCAAATCAGATTATTACTATAGTAACATTAATTATGATAcaattggattaaaaatatactatgaAATCTCAAATCagatttattactactaatcaATGAAAGCATATATATTCATTAGTCATTACTAACTTAATAAATTGTTTCCTTTCCTAAGTAGAAaagttattataaataaggATGCATTGTTGAATGAACCAAGCAAAAGCAGAGATGAAACGCATTAATGGTGTCGATTTGTTTGGAGTGCTTCCACTAGAAATCACTATCGATATACTCTCCAGACTTCCGATCGGAACCATTATCCGGTCCAAGCTCGTCTCCAAGGCATGGCGTGATGCAATCAAGTCTCATGAGTTTGTTGAGGCCCATCTTTCTAAACGCGaacacaaacacgaacacgacacttTCTTTGTAGAGGCTAGCTTTGGAGACTCGGAAGGATACAAATTGTTAGAGGGATATGGAAGTAGCACCCCAACCACCACCACTATACCCCGCATGGACTCGTTGGCGGAGTATAAGCCCCTCCTCCCATATAGCTCGTCGGCCATGGGTTTAATGTTGCTTTTTTGCCCTCATTACGAAGTCTTTTCCATATGCAATCCGGTCACTCGTGAGTACGTGAGAGTTCCCCTCCCTCCGTCTCCGTCTCGTAAGATTCTCAATCTGGTGGGTAGAGTTGTGCACTTCCCTAAATTTCAAGATAGTACATGTTTTAGTTACGGAATCGGGGTGAGCAATAAAAGCAAGCAATATAAACTAGTTTATATCCGCGGGTGTTACGGATGCCACATATACACTCTAGGGACAGGACAATGGAGGGTGGGCCCGAGCCCACCCACAATCGAAGGTTTTTTCTTTGGTGGAGGAAATTGGGCATCCCTGGACGGGAAGCTTTACTGGGTAAAAGATATGGAGAATATTTGCTCATTCGATCTTGAAAGCGAGGTTTTTACCACTTTCTCGGCTCCACCTTGTGCCGGTCAATTTTTAGGTCTTCCTTACGGAAAAATTTGTTACTCGAGGAGAGTGTGTTTTTTGGAGGAGTGGCTGTGCGTATGTGATGCCGCAAGAAACTTTGTGGATATTGATATGCTAATATGGATAATGAGGGGAGAAGGAGATTGGAGATTGCTATGTAGGATGCCTAAGGATGAGCTTAAGGGAGATATGCATATGTCTCTCCCAATCAAAGTGTTGGATAAGGGTAACAAAATCTTGATGGCATCTAGTGAAGGCTGTGGTGAACGATATTGCTACGAcattaacaatacttcaatcactCAAATCGGCTATGTCGCTCGCGACTCCCTCGATCAACAATATACCTATGCATGCCCTTTCAATCCTACTTTTGTTCCACTCAAGACCTTGTTCCAACACCAAGACCAAGATATCATTTActccttttaatttttctaccatttcttaatttctatgTGTTAGGGAAATTAGTGATTCATTTTCTTGTTATATGGAATTTATGATTCATTACTATTTAATCATGTTTCGTTATTTATATcatattagttattaaatttacatttgACACTTTCATTGAAGGCAACCATATtctaatttgaatatttttctgTTTAGGTACATTATTTAGCACGagtttttctaaattattggCTCCAAATTAAACTTACTGAATAAATTCCACcacaaatttcataataaattttacaCGTACTTAACATAATACAAGAAAAAGTTGAACAAGTAATAAAACGAAACCATTCAAGTACATACAACAAGAGATGTCTTCTCATCAAGTACATTCAAGTACATTCAACAAGTACTAGGGGTGTGATCcattgctaacttgctaactcatcaacgtagtgtattaaaaatgtcaacgcgatcacattaaaatatcaacataaacttaagttgatattttaatacattgtgttgacattaatacaTAGTTTCTTCCTCGGCTTGTGCTGTCTCATGCTAGAAACATTGGTTTGCACCATTGCCACAGGTGGCTCGCCATTTCACCAAGAGATTTAAACTCCGTAAGCCCTTCATTAAACGCGTCCAATTCGTCTTATATCCTCACAAAGACcatagttttgaattttgatctATGTATAATTACAGAAAACACATTCTTGCACTAGCCCTATGTTTTTGTTCGTGTTTCGCCATCAACTATGTCTGCGCAGGTGGATGTGTGCGACGCTCGTTGATTTCTACGTTAATGTTGTTCCTTTATCAGTAGGCATTGCTGCAAGATTCTTCCAAAAAGTATGGTGTCGAAATTGCAAAATGAGACAAAGTCCGTGATATTATTGGCAaatagttcattttttttaatatagatcAAATGTTGCTAGAAAACGTCTTTACTTGTTATGTTCCACTTGTAACATATTCGATTTTGTTTCAGTGCTGGCACGAGCGCTTACGTTGCCTTACAGCTCTTTCGTATCTCACCTCAAGACCCCGTGCACCTCGTTCTCTTGAACGATGACATCAGGCAAGTTCATGAATATCGTATATTTCGTGTTTCAATAGGATTCATTAGCCTACTGTAACGTAGTTTACGCGACTAAATCATTCTGAACAGATCGTTTCTTGACTATGCCAGGGCAGTAAACGATGGCTATGAAGGAACTCTACAGAAGGAAAAGCTTGTTTGctgaaatatgaattttttaaaaaaaaataaatggaattCTTACAAAAAATCTAGTAGTAAGTAAGATTATggtaaatgaaaatttgacattatttttctatagaattttataatagattCTTTTTCTAGATCAGAGGGAATGCACCAATTCAACCATTAATTACGTTGATAACAAGAATCAAACTTTTAACACAATCAATATTTATGCCAAAACATTCAAACCATATTCCTTTTGTCCAAACACCAATTGCAAGAGAATGAAGGCAAAATCTCCCATCGTTTCTTTGACTTTTCTAGTAGTGAAAACACTCTTCTTCTCTTTATAAATGAGAAGATGCATGAATAGGTGTGATTGCTTATATATAGTTTCATGCTCATTCTAAATATCTATACAGATTCAATGTTGAACTCTTTGCTCATCCAATCATTCAAATACTAAATCATATGGTTTAGGTTTATCACACGAAGTAACCTTcataattgagaaataaacTATTACAAATCGACTTAATTAGAATCTTACTCTATATTCCTTGAGATTTCGATTATTTCAGTTTATTTATATCGTCAAACTTTAGGAGGAAAAAGATCGACgctaaattagattttttttatacattttagataaatttatatacaagccttatattaaaaaaatgcatgaaATCTCAAATCAGattattaatatagtaattatgatacgaattgtattaaaaatatacaatgaaatctcaaatcagatttattactactattaatgaATGAATATATTGTTTCCTTTCCTAGgtagaaaaattattataaataagggTGCATTGTTGAATTAAGCAAGCAAAAGCAGAGATGAATCACAATAAtggttttgatttgtttagaGAGCTTCCACTAGAAATCACTATCGATATACTCTCCAGACTTCCGATCGGAACCGTTATCCGGTCCAAGCTCGTCTCCAAGGCATGGCGTGACGTAATCAAGTCTCACGAGTTTGTCGAGGCACATCATTCTAAACGCGAACacagacacgaacacgacacttTCTTTGTAAAGACTAGCTCTGGAGGTTCGGAAGCATACAAATTGTTAGAAGGATACGGAAGCAGCacccccaccaccaccaccactatATGCCGCACGGGCACGTTGGCAAAGTATAAGCCCCTCC is a window from the Salvia hispanica cultivar TCC Black 2014 chromosome 1, UniMelb_Shisp_WGS_1.0, whole genome shotgun sequence genome containing:
- the LOC125200517 gene encoding uncharacterized protein LOC125200517, with translation MAEARLRAAFAVLGCVTTATITYTVVTHGFHKEIYSPWFTSSLIDFYINTIAIGMWIIYKESSWISSLIWMLLLIWFGSIATCLYVVLQLSKLTPHESHSDPIHFVLLKSPSTEEVESNKSILSVVGARFLFLGLGCLMLATLVCTIAIGGSPFHQEIYTPWMCAILVDFYVNVVPSSVWVVYKESSWTRSALWIIMLICFGSAGTSAYVALQLFRMSPQDPVHLVLLNEDSRQVHEYRIFRVLLGFISLLAVNDGYEGTLHKDKLVC